TATTTTTGGCGTGTACGCCCGTTTAACGATGCATGTTCGGGAACTTATAACGAACCAAATGAGTTTAGAACGGGACTTACAGATTGCGAAGATTACAATTCTACGGATGTACCAGTAGTAATACCAGGTAATGCAGTAGCTACAGTAACCAGCACTATTATTGTGGCAGATGACGACCCTATCCAGAAACTAACCCTAGCAATGAATATAGGGCATGGCTGGGTTGGCGACCTTACCGCTGTGCTAATAAGCCCAGAGGGTACACAGGTACAATTATTTGATCAGGTATGTGAAAATCAGATAAATGTAGATGCAATATTTGACGATTCGGGTACAGAATTAGTATGTAGCGGTAACCCTGCTATTACAGGTACAATAGCACCAACCCAACTTTTATCAGCATTTAATGGCGAATCTCCAGAAGGGATATGGACGTTAGAGGTTTCGGATGCCGTAGCTCAAGATGGAGGCGTTATTAATAACTGGAGCATTACAATATGTAGCACAACACCTGCCCCTGTAGGTAGCGTAGCTACTGCTACAATTAACAATTTTACTTTGTATCCTAACCCTAATAATGGCGATTTTACCATTCGTTATACTCCCAATACAGGTAACAATGTAAATGTAATGGTTTACGATATACGAGGCAGGCAAATATTTAATACTACCTACTCCAATACGGGCTTATTAGAACAAAACCTGTCTTTAGGTACTGCCGAAGCAGGCGTATATTTGGTAACCGTACAAGAAGGCAATAACCGATTAACCAAAAAAATAGTAGTACAATAATTTAAAAAAGAGGCGAAAGCCTCTTTTTTAGTTTTTATCATTAGTTATTTTTAATGATTTGATATTATAAAATCTATATTAGTGGTTAATAGAAAACTATTTGCCGTTAAACCCGTTCATAGTATTGGCAAGCCCTGCCAACGCGAATGATTTTATAGCTTCTGCAGCTGTTTCTAAACGCTCGGGTAATTTTGCTTTTTCATCTTCATCCCATTCACCCAAAACGTAATCAACCTGACTGCCTTTCTTAAACTCATCGCTTATCCCAAAACGAAAACGCGGATACGTAGCTGTATTTAGTACCTGTTGTATGCTTTTTAGTCCGTTATGTCCACCATCACTCCCTTTAGCCTTAATGCGTATTGTGCCAAACGCTATGTTGAGGTCGTCGGTTACCACTAATAAATTTTCTAGCGGAATCTTCTCTTTTTCTAACCAGTACTTTACAGCTTTGCCACTAAGGTTCATGTAGGTATTAGGCTTTAGTAAAATTAATGTTCGCCCCTTAATTTTGCATTCTGCAACAGCACCTAGTTTAGCTGTGGTAAAATCGATGCTTTCCTGCTGCGCTAATTTATCCAGTACCTTAAAGCCTATATTATGGCGCGTGTTTACATATTCGGCACCTATATTGCCAAGTCCTGCTATAAGAAATTTCTTCATCGGGTCTGTAGGTTCTTTTAAGTCTTTCTGTGTAGT
The Flavobacterium litorale genome window above contains:
- the pth gene encoding aminoacyl-tRNA hydrolase codes for the protein MKKFLIAGLGNIGAEYVNTRHNIGFKVLDKLAQQESIDFTTAKLGAVAECKIKGRTLILLKPNTYMNLSGKAVKYWLEKEKIPLENLLVVTDDLNIAFGTIRIKAKGSDGGHNGLKSIQQVLNTATYPRFRFGISDEFKKGSQVDYVLGEWDEDEKAKLPERLETAAEAIKSFALAGLANTMNGFNGK